The proteins below are encoded in one region of Knoellia sp. S7-12:
- a CDS encoding fatty acid--CoA ligase family protein produces the protein MHDTPARAALRDMGVLREVDGGSWLELRTSGTAAAPRTVRRSLASWEASFDHVSRLTGTTEQDRVLVPAPPSGSMFAFAHAHAAHVGAGVVALPRWSLRDAEAALETCTLAHLTPAMLAGLLDRDVGRLRTVVCAGAALPQGVRARAHEAGVEVVDYYGAAELSFVAMRVGPRLEPFPEVEVDLRDGVIWARSPWLAEGYAPGESGPMLRDARGWATVGDCGLLDHELGLVVLGRGDDTVTTGGATVLCADVEAVVLTFPAVTAAVAIGMPHAELGERLEIVITAGPTLDVDELRSHTAELVSRTHLPRRWHVWSDLPLTPAGKVDRAEVRRRIAADRDIEATS, from the coding sequence GTGCACGACACTCCGGCCCGGGCAGCCCTGCGCGACATGGGCGTCCTCCGCGAGGTCGACGGAGGTTCCTGGTTGGAACTGCGCACCTCGGGGACGGCTGCGGCGCCCCGCACCGTCCGGCGCTCCCTCGCATCGTGGGAGGCGAGCTTTGACCACGTCAGCCGACTCACCGGCACGACCGAGCAGGACCGGGTGCTCGTGCCCGCGCCGCCGAGCGGTTCGATGTTCGCGTTTGCCCACGCGCACGCCGCCCATGTCGGGGCCGGCGTCGTGGCGCTTCCCCGCTGGAGCCTGCGTGACGCCGAGGCCGCCCTCGAGACGTGCACGCTCGCGCACCTCACGCCGGCCATGCTCGCCGGGCTGCTCGACCGTGACGTCGGGCGACTGCGCACCGTCGTCTGCGCGGGTGCTGCACTCCCCCAGGGTGTGCGTGCTCGGGCCCACGAGGCGGGTGTCGAGGTCGTGGACTACTACGGAGCGGCCGAGCTGAGCTTTGTGGCGATGCGGGTCGGCCCGCGACTGGAACCGTTCCCCGAGGTCGAGGTCGACCTGCGCGACGGCGTCATCTGGGCCCGCAGCCCGTGGCTCGCCGAGGGCTATGCGCCTGGAGAATCCGGACCCATGCTGCGTGATGCCCGTGGTTGGGCGACGGTGGGTGACTGTGGCCTCCTCGATCACGAGCTGGGACTCGTCGTCCTCGGCCGCGGCGACGACACCGTGACCACGGGCGGCGCAACGGTCCTCTGCGCGGATGTCGAGGCCGTCGTCCTCACCTTCCCGGCGGTGACGGCGGCGGTGGCCATCGGGATGCCCCACGCCGAGCTCGGCGAGCGACTCGAGATCGTCATCACTGCAGGGCCCACCCTCGACGTCGACGAGCTGCGTTCTCACACAGCAGAACTCGTGTCACGAACACACCTCCCTCGTCGCTGGCACGTCTGGTCCGACTTGCCCCTGACCCCTGCCGGCAAGGTCGATCGAGCCGAGGTGCGGCGTCGAATCGCTGCGGACCGAGACATCGAGGCGACGTCGTGA
- the kdpA gene encoding potassium-transporting ATPase subunit KdpA, translating into MSDTLSGLLTFGVLVALLVAVGLPLGAWLAKTLTDTAHWRVERMVHRLVRVDTSTEQSWKSYAVSVIAFSIAGIVILFTLILSQARLPLSQGTGGMFWHTALNTAVSFVTNTNWQSYAGEIGVGPLAQTVGLTVQNFVSAAVGIAVVGALMRAIARSSAQTIGNFWVDITRVVVRVLLPGAFVAAVVLMVGGVIQNLRSPLTVTSLDGAEQVIRGGLVASQEAIKQFGTNGGGYFNANSAHPFENPTAFTNLVQIFLMLVIPFALTRTFGIVVGDRRQGWALTAFAGTLWLSSVALTTWAELGAASGPAGSMEGKEVRFGLWSSTIFAASTTGTSTGAVNSLHESYSPLGGGVVLGNMLLGEISPGGVGSGLYGILIIAILSVFVAGLMVGRTPEYLGKTIGRREITCAALYSLVMPVLVLGFTGASLAMAGPRETMTASGPHGLTEVLYAYASAANNNGSAFAGLGADNPWYNLTLATCMLLGRFLPMLLVLRLAGLLVEQKKRPDTAGTMPTHTPLFVGLLIGIALILAGLTFFPALALGPLAEALA; encoded by the coding sequence ATGAGTGACACCCTGAGCGGCCTGCTCACCTTCGGTGTCCTCGTCGCCCTACTCGTGGCCGTGGGGCTCCCGCTCGGCGCGTGGCTTGCGAAGACGCTCACGGACACTGCGCACTGGCGGGTCGAGCGGATGGTGCATCGGCTCGTGCGAGTCGACACGTCCACGGAACAGAGCTGGAAGTCGTATGCCGTGAGCGTCATCGCGTTCTCCATAGCGGGAATCGTGATCCTCTTCACGCTCATCCTGAGCCAGGCCAGACTGCCCCTGTCCCAGGGCACCGGCGGCATGTTCTGGCACACGGCCCTCAACACCGCTGTCTCGTTCGTGACGAATACGAACTGGCAGTCGTATGCCGGTGAGATCGGGGTCGGGCCACTCGCGCAGACCGTGGGCCTCACCGTCCAGAACTTTGTCTCGGCCGCCGTCGGCATCGCCGTGGTGGGGGCGCTCATGCGAGCCATCGCCCGCTCCAGCGCGCAGACGATCGGCAACTTCTGGGTCGACATCACCCGCGTCGTGGTGCGCGTGCTCCTGCCCGGTGCGTTCGTCGCTGCCGTGGTCCTCATGGTTGGTGGTGTGATCCAGAACCTGCGGTCTCCGCTGACGGTGACGAGTCTGGATGGGGCCGAGCAGGTGATCCGTGGGGGGCTCGTCGCTTCCCAGGAGGCCATCAAGCAGTTCGGCACCAACGGCGGTGGCTACTTCAACGCCAACTCCGCGCACCCCTTCGAGAACCCCACCGCCTTCACGAACCTCGTCCAGATCTTCCTCATGCTGGTCATCCCATTTGCATTGACCCGCACCTTCGGAATCGTCGTGGGAGATCGACGCCAGGGGTGGGCCCTCACCGCCTTCGCCGGCACCCTGTGGCTCAGCAGCGTCGCCCTCACCACGTGGGCAGAGCTGGGCGCAGCATCCGGGCCCGCGGGCTCGATGGAGGGCAAGGAGGTGCGCTTCGGTCTGTGGAGCTCGACGATCTTTGCCGCCTCGACGACGGGCACGTCGACGGGCGCGGTCAACTCCCTGCACGAGAGCTACAGCCCCCTGGGCGGAGGCGTCGTCCTCGGCAACATGCTGCTGGGCGAGATCTCGCCAGGGGGTGTCGGCTCTGGCCTCTACGGGATCCTCATCATCGCGATTCTGTCCGTCTTTGTCGCGGGCCTCATGGTGGGCCGCACCCCCGAGTACCTCGGCAAGACGATCGGCCGCCGCGAGATCACCTGCGCCGCGCTGTACTCGCTCGTCATGCCGGTGCTCGTCCTCGGCTTCACCGGTGCTTCGTTGGCGATGGCCGGACCGCGCGAGACGATGACCGCCAGCGGACCACACGGTCTGACGGAAGTGCTCTACGCCTACGCGTCGGCCGCGAACAACAACGGCAGCGCCTTCGCGGGGCTGGGTGCCGACAACCCTTGGTACAACCTCACGCTCGCAACCTGCATGCTTCTCGGCCGCTTCCTCCCGATGCTGCTCGTGCTCCGTCTCGCCGGCCTGCTCGTCGAGCAGAAGAAGCGGCCCGACACGGCGGGCACCATGCCCACCCACACGCCTCTCTTCGTCGGCCTGCTCATCGGTATCGCCCTCATCCTCGCCGGGCTGACGTTCTTCCCGGCACTCGCACTCGGTCCCCTCGCGGAGGCACTCGCATGA
- a CDS encoding DUF4386 domain-containing protein translates to MSSQTLAGMPAAHARASTAAGAGSPAAREPRSGSRMLVSRLIGALFLLGFLSYGTGALLVASVIGDDGFLATLPAHQTALVLGAVLMLVNTAVDIGKAVLIFPVIDRWGRRTALTYLATMIFEVALMAVGALALLMLLPLARQAASGQLDTGVAQSLGSLAVDANELAYQIGQMSLGFGAMFLAYLLVRSGLIPRPLAILGLVGYATHMLGALLELFGIHLSMVLLIPGGIFEVSIAVWLLVKGFRPEAYSRQP, encoded by the coding sequence ATGAGCTCACAGACCTTGGCCGGTATGCCGGCTGCACACGCACGCGCTTCGACCGCCGCAGGTGCCGGTTCGCCTGCCGCAAGGGAACCGCGCAGCGGTTCCCGCATGCTCGTCTCCCGCCTCATCGGGGCGCTGTTCCTGCTGGGCTTCCTCTCCTACGGCACGGGCGCGCTGCTGGTGGCATCGGTGATCGGCGACGACGGATTCCTCGCGACGTTGCCCGCTCACCAGACCGCGTTGGTGCTCGGGGCCGTGCTGATGCTGGTGAACACGGCTGTGGACATCGGCAAGGCGGTGCTGATCTTCCCGGTGATCGACAGATGGGGCCGGCGGACCGCGCTGACCTATCTGGCAACGATGATCTTCGAGGTGGCCCTGATGGCGGTCGGTGCGTTGGCCCTGCTGATGCTCCTGCCGTTGGCCCGGCAGGCCGCATCCGGCCAGTTGGACACGGGCGTGGCCCAGTCACTCGGGTCCCTTGCGGTCGACGCAAACGAGTTGGCCTACCAGATCGGCCAGATGTCGCTCGGGTTCGGTGCCATGTTCCTGGCCTACCTGCTGGTGCGGTCCGGGCTGATCCCGCGGCCCCTCGCGATCCTGGGCCTGGTGGGCTACGCGACGCACATGCTGGGAGCCCTCCTCGAGCTCTTCGGGATCCACCTCAGCATGGTGCTCCTGATCCCCGGCGGGATCTTCGAGGTGTCCATCGCGGTGTGGTTGCTGGTCAAGGGTTTCAGGCCCGAGGCCTACAGCCGTCAGCCATGA
- a CDS encoding SDR family NAD(P)-dependent oxidoreductase produces MTVRPGLPMSGRTVVVTGATGGIGKATALGLALLGANLAITGRDIARTDAAAREIREVGGGHVDAFVADLSSQSEVRGLAGDLLQHLDRIDVLVNNVGGYWNTRHLTANGLERTFALNHLAPFLLTGLLLDRLTQSGSARIVTVSSNAHSTGVIDFDDLQGEHNYSGAKAYSQSKLANLLFTHELARTLSGTSVTANAVHPGLVRTGFGSADPGNVQRLLVPFLRPFMMTPAQGAGTSIRVASDHTLEQVTGAYFARSKPKQSSKGSYDRGVASRLWRVSAELVSQTAPPVRT; encoded by the coding sequence ATGACCGTCCGACCGGGCCTGCCGATGAGCGGTCGCACCGTGGTGGTCACCGGCGCCACGGGCGGCATCGGCAAGGCGACCGCCCTCGGCCTGGCCCTCCTGGGTGCGAACCTCGCGATCACGGGCCGCGACATCGCGCGCACGGACGCCGCGGCCCGCGAGATACGCGAGGTCGGTGGCGGCCACGTGGACGCGTTCGTCGCTGACTTGTCCTCACAGTCGGAGGTGCGGGGCCTGGCCGGTGACCTGCTCCAACACCTCGACCGGATCGACGTCCTGGTCAACAATGTCGGCGGCTACTGGAACACGCGACACCTCACAGCCAATGGGCTCGAGCGCACCTTCGCGCTGAACCACCTCGCGCCGTTCCTGCTCACGGGCCTGCTGCTCGACCGACTGACCCAGAGTGGCTCCGCTCGCATCGTGACGGTCTCCTCCAACGCACACTCCACCGGGGTCATCGACTTCGACGACCTGCAAGGCGAGCACAACTACTCCGGCGCGAAGGCCTACAGCCAGTCCAAGCTCGCCAACCTCCTGTTCACCCACGAGCTGGCCCGAACGCTGTCAGGCACATCGGTCACCGCCAACGCGGTGCACCCGGGTCTGGTGCGCACGGGATTCGGATCAGCTGATCCCGGGAACGTGCAGCGGCTGCTCGTCCCCTTCCTGCGGCCGTTCATGATGACACCCGCTCAGGGCGCCGGCACCTCGATCCGGGTCGCCTCCGACCACACGCTCGAACAGGTCACGGGCGCCTACTTCGCGCGGAGCAAGCCCAAGCAGTCGTCGAAGGGCAGCTACGACCGAGGCGTTGCCTCACGCCTTTGGAGGGTGAGCGCCGAGCTGGTCTCGCAGACCGCGCCTCCCGTGAGGACGTGA
- a CDS encoding TetR/AcrR family transcriptional regulator C-terminal domain-containing protein, producing MAPVSETQRPRQRLTRERVLLGAIAVADAGGIESLTIRSLAKELGVKPMSVYHHVANKGEILDGIVDLVFSEIVLPSPGGEWRAEIRRRSVSAREVLGRHPWAIHLLQSRTRPGPATLRHHNAVIGTLREAGFSVRKTAHAFALIDSYVFGFALSEAALPIHGPETVAEVAEQMMQQVSTTEYPYLTEFSIKHILKPGYAFGAEFDHGLSLVLKALG from the coding sequence ATGGCACCCGTCAGCGAGACGCAGCGGCCGCGCCAACGGCTCACCAGGGAACGGGTGCTGCTCGGCGCCATCGCGGTCGCGGACGCCGGTGGCATCGAGTCGCTGACGATCCGCTCGCTCGCGAAGGAGCTTGGTGTCAAGCCGATGTCGGTCTACCACCACGTCGCCAACAAGGGCGAGATCCTCGACGGCATCGTCGATCTGGTCTTCAGCGAGATCGTGCTTCCGTCACCGGGTGGCGAGTGGCGCGCGGAGATTCGGCGCCGCTCGGTGTCGGCCCGCGAGGTGCTCGGACGTCATCCGTGGGCCATCCACCTCCTGCAGTCGCGGACGCGCCCTGGTCCCGCAACCCTGCGCCACCACAACGCAGTCATCGGCACCCTGCGCGAAGCGGGCTTCTCAGTGAGGAAGACGGCACACGCCTTCGCCTTGATTGACAGCTACGTTTTCGGGTTTGCCCTCTCCGAGGCGGCCCTGCCGATCCACGGACCGGAAACCGTGGCCGAGGTGGCCGAACAGATGATGCAACAGGTCTCGACCACCGAGTACCCCTACCTCACCGAATTCTCGATCAAACACATCCTCAAACCTGGATACGCCTTCGGCGCCGAGTTCGACCATGGCCTGTCGCTGGTGTTGAAGGCGCTCGGCTGA
- a CDS encoding DUF4118 domain-containing protein, with product MRLMQALESRPSAIGAYAVFAPLVVGGTFAIWRDSIPHATVVLSLVVVIVGAAATGIRWAGWGASVSSALWFDWFHTAPNGTLAITNAEDVQVAALLLVVGVAVTELALWGQRWQAHAAESAARLEGLVATARAVADHRGHELIVREVEKQLTALLDLDRATWIPSAPAAGAAVLRRDGLIVRAGTARDGSREGFPIDTAVALPVDLKSRTLGRVDLVASAHVSRPTEASLRVAFLLADQLAAAWSRDDGPRSSGSPTQPDLM from the coding sequence ATGAGACTCATGCAAGCCCTGGAGTCACGCCCGTCGGCGATCGGTGCGTATGCCGTGTTCGCTCCGCTCGTCGTGGGTGGCACCTTCGCGATCTGGCGCGACAGCATCCCGCACGCCACGGTCGTCCTCTCGCTCGTCGTCGTCATCGTCGGCGCCGCCGCCACGGGGATCAGGTGGGCAGGGTGGGGCGCATCCGTGTCGAGCGCCCTCTGGTTCGACTGGTTCCACACGGCACCGAACGGGACGCTCGCCATCACGAACGCTGAGGACGTCCAGGTCGCAGCACTCCTGCTCGTCGTTGGCGTTGCCGTCACCGAACTCGCTCTCTGGGGGCAACGCTGGCAGGCCCACGCCGCCGAGAGCGCTGCCCGGCTCGAGGGGCTCGTGGCCACCGCGCGCGCCGTTGCTGACCACCGAGGACATGAGTTGATCGTGCGAGAAGTCGAGAAGCAGCTCACGGCCCTGCTCGACCTCGACCGGGCGACGTGGATCCCCAGCGCACCGGCTGCAGGTGCTGCCGTGCTGCGGCGCGACGGGCTCATCGTCCGGGCGGGCACCGCACGCGACGGAAGCCGCGAGGGGTTCCCCATCGATACGGCTGTCGCGCTTCCGGTCGACCTCAAGAGCCGGACGCTCGGCCGGGTCGACCTCGTGGCTTCGGCTCACGTCTCTCGCCCCACCGAGGCGTCCCTGCGGGTGGCCTTCCTCCTCGCCGACCAGCTCGCGGCCGCGTGGTCAAGGGATGACGGTCCGCGGAGCAGCGGGTCACCAACGCAGCCTGACCTCATGTGA
- the kdpF gene encoding K(+)-transporting ATPase subunit F, giving the protein MTAEVIENLIGAIAGIAVLAYLVYALIRPDKF; this is encoded by the coding sequence TTGACTGCGGAGGTGATCGAAAACCTCATCGGCGCAATCGCCGGCATCGCAGTCCTGGCCTACCTCGTCTACGCCCTCATCCGACCGGACAAGTTCTGA
- a CDS encoding NAD(P)-dependent alcohol dehydrogenase: MSSEQQLVAGNAHTPTGPTPGDTQMQAIIQSGYGSPEVLQFDRVARPEIADNEVLIRVQAAGLDRGTWHMMAGRPYLLRVMGFGFFGPKNPVPGIDVAGTVVAVGSAVTRFVAGDEVFGIAKGSFAEYTAALQDKLALKPPSLTFEQAAVVPVSAMTALQGLTDVGRLEAGQHVLIVGASGGVGSYAVQIAKALGAEVTGVASTPKLDLVRSLGADHVIDYTFEDFADGSHRYDLVLDIGGNRPLSRLRRALTPTGTVVIVGGEEGGKVTGGFGRSLRAPIVSLFVKQRLAMLANKERGSDLERLTPLIQSGAVVPSIDRTFSLAQVPDAMRHLMNGNARGKVAITL, from the coding sequence ATGAGTTCTGAACAGCAGCTCGTCGCAGGAAACGCCCACACCCCCACCGGCCCGACGCCGGGGGACACACAGATGCAGGCCATCATCCAGAGCGGTTACGGCTCCCCGGAGGTCCTTCAGTTCGACCGAGTTGCCCGCCCCGAGATCGCCGACAACGAGGTGCTGATCCGTGTGCAGGCAGCAGGTCTCGACCGCGGCACCTGGCACATGATGGCCGGGCGCCCATACCTGTTGCGAGTCATGGGATTCGGCTTCTTCGGACCCAAGAACCCGGTGCCCGGCATCGACGTCGCCGGCACCGTTGTCGCGGTCGGCTCTGCAGTGACCAGGTTCGTGGCCGGCGACGAAGTCTTCGGTATCGCCAAGGGCTCGTTCGCCGAGTACACAGCGGCACTGCAGGACAAGCTGGCCCTCAAGCCGCCCAGCCTGACCTTCGAACAAGCCGCAGTTGTGCCGGTGTCCGCGATGACCGCCCTCCAGGGCCTGACCGACGTCGGCCGACTCGAGGCAGGGCAACACGTGCTGATCGTCGGTGCGTCCGGCGGGGTCGGCAGCTACGCAGTGCAGATCGCCAAGGCCCTTGGGGCCGAGGTCACCGGCGTCGCCAGCACCCCCAAGCTCGACCTCGTGCGGTCGCTGGGCGCCGACCACGTCATCGACTACACCTTTGAGGACTTCGCCGACGGCAGCCACCGCTACGACCTGGTCCTCGACATCGGCGGCAACCGGCCGCTCTCACGCCTTCGCCGTGCACTCACGCCCACCGGCACCGTCGTGATCGTCGGCGGCGAGGAGGGCGGCAAGGTCACGGGCGGCTTCGGTCGCAGTCTGCGGGCGCCGATCGTGTCGCTCTTCGTGAAACAGAGGTTGGCCATGCTCGCCAACAAGGAACGCGGCAGCGACCTCGAGCGCCTCACTCCCCTCATCCAGTCGGGCGCTGTCGTCCCGAGCATCGACCGGACCTTCTCATTGGCGCAGGTGCCCGACGCGATGCGCCACCTGATGAACGGCAACGCCCGCGGCAAGGTCGCCATCACCCTCTGA
- a CDS encoding thiolase family protein: MIDDRTPIIVAARRTPIGTAGLALREVDVVELAAPALRAAADDAGLPSPSQVVLGNCMGPGGNLARVATLAARFDVATPAMTVDLQCGSGLAAITTACALVRSGSVESALAGGAESASTAPWRMWPPTDGAGPQRYSRAPFAPSQIGDPEMGAAADDVARRWGITRDRQDAYAVRSHTRAAAARAAGRFDRELVPLPQLSADQRVRENLRAETLARLPAAFSPDGTVTAGNACGINDGAAAVAMVTEARRRADGIPGLACLDWATVGSDPNLPGIGPVPAVRTLLHRSGITLDDIGAVEINEAFAAQVLACCDELGLDEHRVCVEGGALALGHPWGASGAVLAVRLFSQMLRHDGPELGLATIAVGGGQGVALLVRRVG; the protein is encoded by the coding sequence GTGATCGATGACCGGACACCCATCATCGTCGCGGCGCGACGCACTCCCATCGGGACGGCTGGGCTGGCCCTGCGCGAGGTCGATGTCGTCGAACTGGCCGCCCCGGCGCTCCGGGCGGCGGCGGACGACGCTGGCCTGCCGTCACCGTCGCAGGTCGTCCTCGGCAACTGCATGGGCCCGGGCGGCAACCTCGCCCGCGTCGCCACCCTGGCCGCCCGCTTTGACGTTGCGACACCGGCGATGACCGTCGACCTGCAGTGTGGCAGCGGCCTGGCCGCCATCACGACGGCGTGCGCGCTGGTTCGCTCGGGCTCTGTCGAGTCCGCACTTGCCGGAGGTGCAGAGAGCGCCAGCACGGCACCGTGGCGGATGTGGCCTCCCACCGATGGCGCTGGGCCGCAACGCTATTCGCGCGCTCCCTTCGCACCATCCCAGATCGGCGACCCAGAGATGGGAGCGGCCGCCGACGACGTCGCCCGGCGCTGGGGCATCACCAGAGATCGACAGGACGCGTATGCCGTCCGCTCCCACACCCGTGCGGCTGCGGCTCGCGCTGCCGGCCGCTTCGACCGCGAGCTCGTGCCACTCCCCCAGTTGTCGGCGGACCAGCGCGTCCGCGAGAACCTCCGCGCGGAGACGTTGGCCCGACTTCCCGCGGCCTTCTCCCCCGATGGCACTGTCACGGCAGGCAACGCCTGCGGGATCAACGACGGAGCGGCTGCCGTCGCGATGGTGACGGAGGCACGCAGGAGGGCGGACGGCATACCGGGTCTTGCCTGTCTGGACTGGGCGACGGTCGGTTCGGACCCCAACCTGCCCGGCATCGGCCCCGTGCCGGCAGTGCGGACCCTGTTGCACCGCAGCGGAATCACGCTCGATGACATTGGCGCCGTCGAGATCAACGAAGCCTTCGCCGCACAGGTGCTCGCCTGCTGTGACGAGCTCGGCCTCGACGAGCACCGCGTCTGCGTCGAGGGCGGCGCCCTTGCTCTCGGACACCCTTGGGGGGCGTCCGGTGCAGTGCTCGCGGTGCGGTTGTTCAGCCAGATGCTCCGCCATGACGGTCCTGAGCTGGGTCTCGCCACCATTGCCGTTGGTGGTGGGCAGGGTGTGGCGCTCCTGGTGCGGCGCGTGGGGTGA
- the kdpB gene encoding potassium-transporting ATPase subunit KdpB, with amino-acid sequence MNTSTIATVAPQALLKLDPRHVWRSPVIFVVWIGSVLTTALALVDPSIFAWSIAVWLWATVLFANAAEAVAEGRGKAQAASLRASKRDAVARRLTASGEESVPGSELRVGDEVVVEAGEVIPGDGDVVQGVATVDESAITGESAPVIRESGGDRSAVTGGTTVLSDRIVVRITTKPGESFIDRMIALVEGAERKKTPNEVALTILLTTLTVIFLASVMAIQPFAAYSGELQPVIVLVALLVCLIPTTIGALLSAIGIAGMDRLVQRNVLAMSGRAVEAAGDVSTLLLDKTGTITFGNRQARDIVAVTGSHEAGMSLTEATLLSSLADQTPEGRSIVDLCRIDGQVDDERTAESLTREGALFHEFTATTRMSGVDLPDGTRIRKGASSAVALWVTDQGGTVPQDVGEVVDGISEQGGTPLVVALARPGLRAGAIGVIHLKDVVKPGMAERFDTLRAMGIRTVMITGDNPRTAAVIARESGVDDFLAEATPEDKMALIRKEQEGGRLVAMTGDGTNDAPALAQADVGVAMNTGTSAAKEAGNMVDLDSDPTKLIEIVEIGKQLLITRGALTTFSIANDIAKYFAIIPAMFVVLFPGLDALNIMDLGSPKSAMLSAVIFNALIILALIPLALRGVRYRPSSAAALLRRNLLVYGLGGVIVPFIGIKLIDLVVSLLPGMK; translated from the coding sequence ATGAACACCTCAACCATCGCCACTGTCGCTCCACAAGCCCTGTTGAAACTCGACCCGCGCCACGTCTGGCGCTCCCCGGTGATCTTCGTCGTGTGGATCGGATCGGTTCTCACGACAGCACTGGCCCTTGTCGACCCGAGCATCTTTGCGTGGTCGATCGCCGTGTGGCTCTGGGCGACGGTCCTTTTCGCCAACGCGGCCGAGGCTGTCGCCGAAGGACGGGGCAAGGCCCAGGCCGCCAGCCTGAGGGCGTCGAAGCGTGACGCCGTGGCACGGCGCCTGACCGCCTCCGGCGAGGAAAGCGTGCCAGGCAGCGAACTCCGCGTCGGCGACGAGGTCGTCGTTGAGGCAGGCGAGGTCATCCCCGGCGACGGCGACGTCGTCCAGGGCGTGGCCACCGTCGACGAGTCGGCCATCACGGGAGAGTCCGCGCCCGTCATCCGCGAGTCCGGAGGCGACCGCAGCGCTGTCACCGGCGGCACGACGGTCCTCTCCGACCGCATCGTCGTGCGGATCACGACCAAGCCGGGAGAGAGCTTCATCGACCGGATGATCGCGCTCGTCGAAGGCGCCGAACGCAAGAAGACGCCCAACGAGGTCGCGCTGACCATCCTGCTCACGACCCTCACGGTCATCTTCCTCGCGAGCGTCATGGCCATCCAGCCCTTCGCGGCGTACTCCGGTGAGCTCCAGCCGGTCATCGTGCTCGTCGCCCTGCTCGTCTGCCTCATCCCGACGACGATCGGCGCGTTGCTCTCGGCCATCGGCATCGCCGGCATGGATCGCCTCGTGCAGCGCAACGTGCTCGCCATGTCCGGCCGCGCCGTGGAGGCCGCCGGTGACGTGTCAACCCTCCTGCTCGACAAGACAGGAACGATCACCTTTGGCAACCGACAGGCCCGCGACATCGTTGCGGTCACCGGATCGCACGAAGCCGGAATGTCACTCACGGAGGCCACGCTCCTCTCCTCGCTGGCGGACCAGACTCCGGAGGGCCGATCCATCGTCGACCTCTGCCGCATCGACGGACAGGTCGACGACGAACGCACGGCCGAGTCGCTCACCCGCGAGGGTGCCCTGTTCCACGAGTTCACGGCGACGACCCGCATGAGCGGCGTCGACCTGCCCGACGGCACCCGGATCCGCAAGGGCGCCTCCTCAGCGGTCGCCCTCTGGGTCACCGACCAGGGCGGCACGGTGCCGCAGGATGTCGGCGAGGTGGTCGACGGCATCTCCGAACAGGGGGGCACCCCACTGGTCGTCGCCCTTGCACGTCCAGGTCTGCGCGCAGGGGCCATCGGTGTCATCCACCTCAAGGACGTCGTCAAGCCCGGGATGGCAGAGCGCTTCGACACCCTTCGGGCGATGGGGATCCGCACTGTCATGATCACCGGCGACAACCCCCGCACGGCTGCCGTCATCGCTCGTGAGTCCGGTGTCGACGACTTCCTCGCCGAGGCCACGCCGGAGGACAAGATGGCTCTCATCCGCAAGGAGCAGGAGGGCGGCCGTCTCGTTGCCATGACCGGCGACGGCACCAACGACGCACCGGCCCTGGCTCAGGCCGACGTGGGGGTCGCGATGAACACGGGGACGTCCGCGGCGAAGGAGGCCGGCAACATGGTCGACCTCGACTCTGACCCGACCAAGCTCATCGAGATCGTCGAGATCGGCAAGCAGTTGCTGATCACCCGAGGTGCCCTCACAACCTTCTCGATCGCGAACGACATCGCGAAGTACTTCGCGATCATTCCCGCGATGTTCGTCGTCCTGTTCCCCGGGCTCGACGCCCTGAACATCATGGATCTGGGGTCCCCCAAGAGCGCCATGCTCTCGGCGGTGATCTTCAACGCCCTCATCATCCTTGCACTGATTCCGTTGGCACTCAGGGGTGTTCGCTATCGCCCCTCAAGCGCCGCGGCGCTGCTGCGCCGCAACCTGCTCGTCTACGGACTTGGTGGCGTCATCGTGCCGTTCATCGGCATCAAGCTCATCGACCTCGTCGTCTCCCTGCTTCCCGGAATGAAGTGA